A window from Diachasmimorpha longicaudata isolate KC_UGA_2023 chromosome 5, iyDiaLong2, whole genome shotgun sequence encodes these proteins:
- the LOC135162673 gene encoding glycine N-methyltransferase isoform X1, producing the protein MPYDRIEQPLTGKNQLLGHPKGLLTTLRILRGNYLTRYFILEINMNDEVFVTRSRGAAAEGVKDQYADGKAARVWSMYIGDKKKRTQNYKDFLVGILRGKGCKRILDVACGTGVDSVMLLEEGFEVVSVDASDKMLKYALKSRWERRKEHAFDNWVIEEANWLTLTDDIADIIGDGFDAVICLGNSFAHMPDNFGDQREQKQALRNFEQCVRPGGLLLIDHRNYDHIISSGETQIKCIYYSNEHITDIKTSVLLVAGKPQMVIMDYMVTLDNGKDNTSDFRLSYYPHLLEVFHNMLAETFGPNAKHNIYADFLPLEVNTTPGFYIHMLEKSM; encoded by the exons ATGCCCTACGATAGAATAGAACAGCCTCTGACTGGCAAAAACCAACTTCTTGGACATCCTAAGGGTTTACTAACT ACCTTACGGATCTTACGTGGAAATTACCTGACTAGATATTTTATccttgaaataaatatgaatgACGAAGTGTTCGTTACCCGCTCTCGTGGAGCAGCTGCCGAGGGTGTGAAGGACCAATATGCAGATGGAAAAGCCGCGAGGGTCTGGAGTATGTACATCGGTGACAAGAAAAAACGAACACAGAATTACAAAGATTTTCTCGTTGGAATTTTAAGAGGGAAGGGATGCAAGAGGATACTTGATGTTGCCTGTGGTACTGGGGTTGACTCTGTGATGCTTTTGGAAGAGGGATTCGAGGTTGTCAGTGTCGATGCCTCTGACAAGATGTTGAAATATGCGTTAAAATCGAGATGGGAACGGAGAAAAGAACACGCCTTTGACAATTGGG TTATTGAAGAGGCGAATTGGTTAACGTTGACTGATGACATTGCTGATATAATTGGGGATGGATTTGATGCCGTCATATGCTTGGGTAACAGCTTCGCCCACATGCCTGATAATTTTGGAGATCAGCGGGAACAGAAACAGGCCCTGAGGAATTTTGAGCAATGCGTGAGGCCCGGTGGACTGTTACTCATTGATCATCGGAATTATGATCACATTATTAGCAGTGGAGAGACTCAGATTAAGTGCATCTACTACAGC AATGAACACATAACAGACATAAAAACCTCGGTTCTGTTGGTCGCTGGAAAACCCCAGATGGTTATCATGGATTATATGGTAACATTAGACAATGGCAAAGACAATACCAGCGATTTTCGTCTGTCCTACTACCCTCATCTCCTCGAAGTTTTTCACAACATGCTGGCAGAAACATTTGGACCGAATGCTAAACACAATATTTATGCTGACTTTTTACCTCTCGAGGTAAACACCACTCCAGGGTTTTATATTCACATGTTAGAAAAAAGTATGTGA
- the LOC135162670 gene encoding MTOR-associated protein MEAK7, whose amino-acid sequence MGHGSSRSASSANILSAEELTLVENLFKSMSRSSGSIKREDIFKHWSTHLDEGLLQFVVRFLCYEPGKKVSAINGENFGKLYVYAVRGSPEERTNLVFHGYCDEEQKLEMPTATFLEYLQATINSYLRLQKNCGNGHYNSWSSIGCTVNTRRIQMRSKSLCEELIKYGDVLTYEQIENWYNQSATFKAIQSHVFQCLFLISQKKGDKNTSARINDLNLLPICKGLENIPHFPSILGLGDVLFLNLSLPHELRKEWRFLFSSQVHGESFSTMLGRIQMQGSTIIIIQDTDDHVFGAFAIDSWSLSPNFVGNQSCFLFKLDPQILTFPSSGYNNHYQYLNQHQQTMPNGLLIGGQLNYPGLWLDCEYGTGKSSPSCTTFLNYVQLSGKENFTIKHLEVWGVGPLPEVEEGTRDSRSVLDRDVTSRVMLELSGKKIYSDGLRDQPEETYK is encoded by the coding sequence ATGGGCCACGGATCAAGTCGTTCAGCTTCCTCAGCAAATATTCTCTCAGCTGAGGAGCTGACACTCGTGGAGAATCTGTTCAAGTCAATGTCTAGAAGCTCGGGTTCAATAAAACGCGAGGATATATTCAAGCACTGGTCAACCCATCTCGACGAGGGACTTCTTCAATTCGTCGTGCGTTTTCTATGCTACGAGCCCGGAAAAAAGGTTTCCGCAATAAATGGTGAGAATTTCGGTAAACTTTACGTTTACGCAGTAAGAGGAAGTCCCGAGGAGCGGACAAATTTAGTATTTCACGGTTATTGCGATGAGGAGCAAAAACTTGAGATGCCAACAGCGACATTTTTGGAATACCTTCAAGCAACGATAAACTCGTACCTaagattgcaaaaaaattgtggcAATGGTCATTACAATAGTTGGAGTAGTATTGGCTGTACAGTAAATACTCGAAGAATACAAATGCGATCAAAATCACTGTGCGaggaattgataaaatacGGTGACGTATTGACCTATgagcaaattgaaaattggtaCAATCAGTCAGCTACTTTTAAAGCCATTCAATCACACGTATTTCAGTGCCTCTTTTTAATATCACAGAAGAAAGGTGACAAAAATACAAGTGCACGGATCAACGACCTAAATCTTCTGCCAATTTGCAAGGGTCTTGAAAATATACCACATTTTCCAAGTATCCTTGGCCTTGGTGACGTACTCTTCTTAAATCTCAGTCTACCTCATGAATTAAGAAAGGAATGGCGTTTTTTGTTTTCTAGTCAAGTACATGGTGAATCATTTTCAACGATGCTAGGACGTATACAAATGCAAGGATCTACGATAATTATAATCCAAGATACTGATGATCATGTTTTTGGTGCATTTGCCATTGACAGTTGGTCACTTAGTCCAAATTTTGTGGGGAATCAGTCGTGTTTTCTATTCAAATTAGATCCACAAATTCTTACATTTCCATCGAGTGGATATAACAATCATTATCAATATTTGAATCAACATCAACAGACAATGCCAAATGGTCTCTTGATTGGAGGACAACTCAATTATCCTGGTTTGTGGTTAGATTGTGAGTATGGAACGGGAAAATCCAGTCCATCTTGCACGACCTTTCTCAATTATGTACAATTGAGTGGCAAGGAGAATTTTACGATTAAACACCTGGAGGTGTGGGGTGTGGGGCCTCTGCCAGAGGTAGAGGAGGGCACTAGAGACTCTAGATCAGTCCTCGATCGAGATGTTACGTCTCGAGTGATGTTAGAACTTTCgggtaaaaaaatctacagtGATGGTCTTAGAGACCAACCAGAGGAAACTTATAAATAG
- the LOC135162673 gene encoding glycine N-methyltransferase isoform X2 — protein MNDEVFVTRSRGAAAEGVKDQYADGKAARVWSMYIGDKKKRTQNYKDFLVGILRGKGCKRILDVACGTGVDSVMLLEEGFEVVSVDASDKMLKYALKSRWERRKEHAFDNWVIEEANWLTLTDDIADIIGDGFDAVICLGNSFAHMPDNFGDQREQKQALRNFEQCVRPGGLLLIDHRNYDHIISSGETQIKCIYYSNEHITDIKTSVLLVAGKPQMVIMDYMVTLDNGKDNTSDFRLSYYPHLLEVFHNMLAETFGPNAKHNIYADFLPLEVNTTPGFYIHMLEKSM, from the exons atgaatgACGAAGTGTTCGTTACCCGCTCTCGTGGAGCAGCTGCCGAGGGTGTGAAGGACCAATATGCAGATGGAAAAGCCGCGAGGGTCTGGAGTATGTACATCGGTGACAAGAAAAAACGAACACAGAATTACAAAGATTTTCTCGTTGGAATTTTAAGAGGGAAGGGATGCAAGAGGATACTTGATGTTGCCTGTGGTACTGGGGTTGACTCTGTGATGCTTTTGGAAGAGGGATTCGAGGTTGTCAGTGTCGATGCCTCTGACAAGATGTTGAAATATGCGTTAAAATCGAGATGGGAACGGAGAAAAGAACACGCCTTTGACAATTGGG TTATTGAAGAGGCGAATTGGTTAACGTTGACTGATGACATTGCTGATATAATTGGGGATGGATTTGATGCCGTCATATGCTTGGGTAACAGCTTCGCCCACATGCCTGATAATTTTGGAGATCAGCGGGAACAGAAACAGGCCCTGAGGAATTTTGAGCAATGCGTGAGGCCCGGTGGACTGTTACTCATTGATCATCGGAATTATGATCACATTATTAGCAGTGGAGAGACTCAGATTAAGTGCATCTACTACAGC AATGAACACATAACAGACATAAAAACCTCGGTTCTGTTGGTCGCTGGAAAACCCCAGATGGTTATCATGGATTATATGGTAACATTAGACAATGGCAAAGACAATACCAGCGATTTTCGTCTGTCCTACTACCCTCATCTCCTCGAAGTTTTTCACAACATGCTGGCAGAAACATTTGGACCGAATGCTAAACACAATATTTATGCTGACTTTTTACCTCTCGAGGTAAACACCACTCCAGGGTTTTATATTCACATGTTAGAAAAAAGTATGTGA